The Anaerobacillus alkaliphilus genome contains a region encoding:
- the hrcA gene encoding heat-inducible transcriptional repressor HrcA: MLTDRQLLILKAIVDDYIRSAEPVGSRSVSKREDISYSPATIRNEMSDLEELGYLEKPHSSAGRIPSQKGYRYYVDHLLVPEEILNKSDIVDIKSLFAQRIQEVEQVIEQSAQILSNLTSYTSIVLGPEIFETTLKHLQIIPLTQDSGVAIIVTSTGHVEKQTVSIPEGMNVSEIEMMVNILNERLKGASMLELRGKIFSEVAEMLKMHTSNYTEMLQMLEQSFKQEKNEKIFFGGKTNIFSQPEFRDVEKVRQLLEMFEEKQLIHQLFRSENSGITVKIGQENNFQAMDQCSVITATYTVDGKHLGTIGILGPTRMEYKRAIGVLDYLSKGMTNTLTNLYQRNK, from the coding sequence ATGTTAACAGACAGACAGTTACTCATTTTAAAAGCCATTGTTGATGATTACATTCGTTCTGCAGAACCTGTTGGATCTAGAAGTGTATCCAAACGGGAAGATATCTCTTATAGCCCTGCAACGATCAGGAATGAGATGTCAGACTTAGAGGAACTAGGTTATTTAGAAAAGCCTCATAGTTCTGCAGGTAGAATACCTTCTCAGAAGGGATATCGTTATTATGTGGATCATTTGCTAGTTCCAGAAGAAATTCTGAATAAGTCGGACATTGTTGATATTAAATCATTATTTGCCCAACGGATTCAGGAAGTAGAACAGGTGATTGAACAATCTGCTCAGATCTTGTCTAATTTAACAAGCTACACTTCGATTGTCTTAGGTCCAGAAATCTTTGAAACGACGTTGAAACATTTGCAAATTATCCCACTTACTCAAGATTCAGGAGTTGCCATTATTGTCACAAGTACAGGTCATGTAGAGAAACAAACTGTTTCTATTCCTGAGGGAATGAACGTATCTGAAATTGAAATGATGGTAAATATCTTAAATGAGCGCCTTAAAGGTGCATCAATGCTTGAGTTAAGAGGGAAGATATTCTCTGAAGTTGCTGAAATGTTAAAAATGCACACCAGCAACTATACAGAGATGTTACAAATGCTAGAGCAATCGTTTAAACAAGAAAAGAATGAAAAGATCTTCTTTGGTGGGAAAACAAACATTTTTTCTCAACCAGAATTTCGAGATGTAGAAAAAGTGAGACAGCTATTAGAGATGTTTGAAGAAAAACAGTTAATACATCAATTATTTCGCTCCGAAAACTCAGGTATTACTGTAAAAATTGGTCAGGAAAACAATTTCCAAGCAATGGACCAATGTAGTGTAATTACTGCTACGTATACTGTAGACGGAAAACACTTAGGGACAATTGGGATACTTGGACCAACACGTATGGAATACAAACGGGCAATAGGAGTTTTAGACTATCTGTCTAAAGGGATGACAAATACTTTAACAAATTTGTATCAAAGAAATAAGTAA
- the grpE gene encoding nucleotide exchange factor GrpE, with protein sequence MDQAKQQLNDEQIEVQEDVAVETVTDQSNEVETEQVLLSEEEQKIQALQGEVEELNNRLLRVQADYDNFRRRTRQEMEAAAKYRAQGLIEALIPAIDNFDRALGVKVESDDARSLLQGMEMVHRQLTDALQNEGLEVIESVGQNFDPHYHQAVMQVESEDHEPNQVVEELQKGYKLKDRVIRPAMVKVSQ encoded by the coding sequence TTGGATCAAGCAAAACAACAACTAAATGATGAACAAATAGAAGTTCAAGAAGATGTAGCAGTTGAAACAGTTACTGATCAATCAAATGAAGTGGAAACTGAGCAAGTATTGCTATCTGAAGAGGAACAAAAAATTCAAGCACTTCAAGGTGAAGTTGAAGAGTTAAATAACCGGCTACTACGTGTACAGGCTGATTATGATAATTTTCGTCGTAGAACTCGCCAAGAAATGGAAGCTGCTGCTAAATATCGTGCACAGGGACTTATCGAGGCATTAATTCCTGCGATTGATAACTTTGATCGTGCTTTAGGTGTAAAAGTTGAAAGTGACGATGCACGTAGTTTACTTCAAGGGATGGAAATGGTACATCGTCAATTAACAGATGCACTTCAAAATGAAGGGCTAGAGGTTATTGAGTCAGTAGGACAAAATTTTGACCCTCACTATCATCAAGCAGTCATGCAAGTTGAAAGTGAAGATCATGAGCCTAATCAGGTAGTTGAAGAGCTTCAAAAAGGCTATAAATTAAAGGATCGTGTCATTCGACCTGCAATGGTAAAAGTTAGTCAATAA
- the dnaK gene encoding molecular chaperone DnaK, producing MSKVIGIDLGTTNSCVAVMEGGEAVVIPNPEGNRTTPSVVAFKNGERLVGEVAKRQAITNPNTIMSIKRYMGTDHKVEVEGKQYTPQEISAIILQKLKEDAEAYLGEKVTKAVITVPAYFNDSQRQATKDAGKIAGLEVERIVNEPTAAALAYGLEKQEDQTILVYDLGGGTFDVSILELGEGFFEVKATSGDNKLGGDDFDQVIIDHLVSEFKKENSIDLAQDKMALQRLKDAAEKAKKDLSGVTSTQISLPFITADASGPKHLELTLTRAKFEELSSNLVERTMGPTRQALQDAGMTPSDITKVVLVGGSTRIPAVQDAIKKLTGKDPHKGVNPDEVVALGAAVQAGVLTGDVKDVVLLDVTPLSLGIETMGAVFTKLIDRNTTIPTSKSQVFSTASDNQPSVDIHVLQGERQMASDNKTLGRFQLSDIPPAPRGIPQIEVTFDIDANGIVNVKAKDLGTNKEQSITITSSSGLTDDEIEKMVKDAEANAEADKKRREEVDLRNEADHLVFTTEKTLKDLEGKVDEAEVAKANEAKEKVKTALAGTDIEAIKTAKDELQELVQALSIKLYEQAAQAAQGAEGAQGTETKADDNVVDAEYEEVKEDKK from the coding sequence ATGAGCAAAGTTATTGGGATTGATTTAGGTACAACAAACTCATGTGTGGCTGTAATGGAAGGCGGAGAAGCAGTTGTTATCCCGAATCCTGAGGGAAATAGAACAACACCATCTGTGGTTGCATTTAAAAATGGTGAACGTTTAGTAGGTGAAGTTGCTAAGCGCCAAGCAATTACGAACCCTAATACAATTATGTCAATTAAGCGTTACATGGGAACGGACCACAAAGTAGAGGTAGAAGGTAAGCAATATACTCCACAAGAAATTTCTGCTATTATTCTTCAAAAATTAAAAGAAGATGCTGAAGCTTACTTAGGTGAAAAAGTAACAAAAGCTGTTATTACAGTTCCTGCTTACTTTAACGACTCTCAAAGACAAGCAACAAAAGATGCAGGGAAAATTGCTGGACTTGAAGTTGAGCGTATTGTTAATGAGCCAACTGCAGCAGCTTTAGCTTACGGATTAGAAAAACAAGAAGATCAAACAATCCTTGTTTATGACTTAGGAGGCGGTACGTTTGACGTATCAATCCTTGAATTAGGAGAAGGCTTCTTTGAAGTTAAAGCAACATCTGGAGATAACAAACTTGGTGGAGATGACTTTGACCAAGTAATTATTGATCATTTAGTATCAGAATTTAAGAAAGAAAACTCAATTGACCTTGCACAAGATAAAATGGCATTACAACGTTTAAAAGATGCTGCTGAAAAAGCGAAAAAAGACCTCTCTGGTGTAACGTCAACACAAATTTCATTACCGTTTATTACGGCTGATGCATCTGGCCCTAAGCATTTGGAGTTAACATTAACTCGTGCGAAATTTGAAGAGCTTTCAAGTAACCTTGTTGAACGCACAATGGGCCCTACTCGTCAGGCGCTTCAGGATGCTGGTATGACACCAAGTGATATTACCAAAGTTGTTCTTGTAGGTGGTTCTACTCGTATTCCGGCGGTTCAAGACGCAATTAAGAAGTTAACAGGAAAAGATCCACATAAAGGGGTAAACCCAGATGAGGTTGTAGCATTAGGTGCTGCAGTTCAAGCAGGGGTATTAACTGGCGATGTTAAGGATGTAGTATTACTAGACGTAACACCGCTATCACTTGGTATTGAGACAATGGGTGCCGTGTTCACGAAGTTAATTGATCGTAATACAACGATACCAACTAGTAAATCACAAGTGTTCTCAACAGCTAGTGATAACCAACCATCAGTAGATATTCATGTTCTTCAAGGGGAACGTCAAATGGCTTCTGATAATAAGACATTAGGTAGATTCCAATTATCAGATATTCCGCCTGCACCACGTGGTATTCCACAAATCGAAGTTACATTTGATATTGATGCAAACGGAATTGTAAATGTTAAAGCAAAAGATTTAGGTACAAATAAAGAGCAATCTATTACAATTACATCTTCTTCAGGCTTAACAGATGATGAAATTGAAAAAATGGTGAAAGATGCAGAAGCAAATGCTGAAGCAGATAAAAAACGTCGTGAAGAAGTAGATCTTCGTAATGAAGCAGACCATTTAGTGTTTACAACTGAGAAAACATTAAAAGACCTTGAAGGTAAAGTTGATGAGGCTGAGGTAGCTAAAGCTAATGAAGCTAAAGAGAAAGTGAAAACTGCATTAGCGGGTACTGATATTGAAGCAATTAAAACAGCTAAAGATGAGCTACAAGAACTAGTGCAAGCTCTATCTATTAAGCTTTATGAGCAAGCAGCTCAAGCTGCACAAGGTGCTGAGGGTGCACAAGGTACAGAAACAAAAGCTGACGACAATGTGGTTGACGCTGAGTACGAAGAAGTAAAAGAAGATAAGAAGTAA
- the dnaJ gene encoding molecular chaperone DnaJ translates to MSKRDYYEVLGVDKNADADEIKKAYRKLARKYHPDVNKEADAEAKFKEMKEAYDTLADPQKKAHYDQFGHTDPNQGFGGGGDFGGFGDIFDMFFGGGSSRRNPNAPRQGADLQYTMTLEFKEAVFGKETDIEIPREETCDTCFGSGAKPGTKPETCSHCSGTGQLSVEQNTPFGRVVNRRVCHHCEGTGKFIKDKCNTCGGKGKVRKRKKIHVKIPAGIDSGQQIRLSGQGEAGVNGGPPGDLYVVFNVKPHEFFERDGDDLYCEMPITFVQATLGDEIEVPTLQGKIKLKIPAGTQTGTNFRLRGKGVPNVRGYGQGDQHIKVRVITPKNLTDRQKDLLREFGELTGTQAQDEQNDNFFSKVKRAFKSFND, encoded by the coding sequence ATGAGTAAACGTGATTATTATGAAGTGTTAGGTGTAGATAAAAACGCTGATGCAGATGAAATAAAAAAAGCGTACCGAAAATTAGCCCGTAAGTATCATCCAGATGTCAACAAAGAGGCTGATGCTGAGGCTAAGTTTAAAGAAATGAAAGAAGCATATGATACGCTAGCAGACCCTCAAAAGAAGGCTCACTATGATCAATTTGGCCATACTGATCCTAACCAAGGCTTTGGTGGCGGCGGTGATTTTGGTGGTTTCGGTGATATTTTTGATATGTTCTTTGGTGGCGGTAGTTCTAGGAGAAATCCTAATGCGCCAAGACAGGGAGCAGACTTACAATACACAATGACGCTCGAGTTTAAAGAAGCTGTTTTTGGGAAAGAAACAGATATAGAGATACCAAGAGAAGAAACATGTGATACTTGTTTTGGAAGTGGTGCAAAACCTGGTACGAAACCAGAAACTTGTTCTCACTGTAGTGGTACGGGCCAATTAAGTGTGGAGCAAAACACACCATTTGGTCGAGTGGTAAATCGTCGCGTGTGTCACCACTGTGAAGGAACAGGAAAGTTTATTAAAGATAAGTGTAATACTTGTGGTGGTAAAGGAAAAGTTCGCAAACGTAAAAAAATTCATGTGAAAATACCTGCAGGAATAGATAGCGGGCAACAAATTCGCTTATCAGGTCAGGGTGAAGCAGGAGTAAACGGTGGACCACCGGGAGATTTATATGTTGTATTTAATGTTAAGCCACATGAATTTTTTGAACGTGATGGTGACGATTTGTACTGTGAAATGCCAATTACCTTTGTTCAAGCAACACTAGGTGATGAAATAGAGGTCCCAACACTACAAGGAAAAATAAAATTAAAAATTCCTGCCGGAACACAAACTGGAACAAACTTTAGGCTTAGAGGAAAAGGGGTTCCAAACGTTCGTGGTTATGGGCAAGGCGATCAACATATTAAGGTTCGTGTGATTACACCAAAGAACCTTACTGACAGACAAAAAGACTTGTTAAGGGAATTTGGAGAATTAACGGGAACTCAAGCACAGGATGAACAAAACGATAACTTTTTTTCAAAAGTAAAACGTGCCTTTAAAAGTTTCAACGATTAA
- the prmA gene encoding 50S ribosomal protein L11 methyltransferase: MKWSELSIHTTQEAVEPICNLLHEAGASGVVIEDPADLVKEREDHFGEIYQLSPTDYPEEGVIIKVYLQVNSFLGETVDGIKDAINGLLTYGIDIGHNTVKISEVNEEEWATAWKKYYKPVKISKYITITPTWEEYVPENNDECIIELDPGMAFGTGTHPTTVLCIQAIEKKIQASDHVIDVGTGTGVLSIAAAKLGAEKVLALDLDEVAVQSATINVKLNKVQEIVSVKQNNLLEQVTGEVDLIVANILAEVIVRFVDDARARLKNGGTFITSGIIRGKKEEVQTALLDNGFVIEETLEMEDWVAFIAKNNK, translated from the coding sequence ATGAAATGGTCAGAACTAAGTATTCATACAACACAAGAAGCGGTTGAGCCTATTTGTAATCTATTACACGAGGCAGGAGCTAGCGGGGTCGTTATTGAAGACCCCGCGGACCTTGTGAAAGAGCGGGAAGATCATTTTGGTGAAATCTATCAACTCTCTCCTACGGATTATCCTGAGGAAGGCGTTATTATCAAGGTCTATCTTCAGGTTAACAGCTTTCTAGGTGAAACTGTTGATGGTATCAAGGATGCCATCAACGGTTTGTTAACATATGGTATTGATATCGGTCATAATACCGTAAAGATTAGTGAAGTGAACGAAGAAGAATGGGCAACAGCTTGGAAAAAATATTACAAGCCTGTAAAAATCTCTAAATATATAACGATTACTCCGACTTGGGAGGAATATGTACCTGAGAATAACGATGAATGTATTATTGAATTAGATCCTGGAATGGCTTTTGGTACTGGTACACATCCAACGACAGTTCTATGTATACAAGCCATTGAGAAGAAGATACAAGCATCTGATCATGTTATTGATGTAGGTACAGGAACTGGTGTGTTAAGTATCGCAGCTGCAAAACTAGGTGCAGAAAAAGTGTTAGCTCTTGATTTAGATGAAGTTGCCGTACAAAGTGCAACGATCAATGTTAAGCTCAATAAAGTACAAGAGATTGTTTCTGTTAAGCAAAATAATTTACTCGAGCAAGTTACTGGTGAAGTAGATCTAATTGTTGCTAATATCCTAGCTGAAGTGATTGTTCGTTTCGTTGACGATGCTCGTGCAAGGCTAAAAAACGGTGGTACGTTTATTACGTCTGGAATTATCCGGGGTAAGAAGGAGGAAGTACAGACGGCTTTGTTGGACAATGGCTTTGTCATTGAGGAAACGCTAGAAATGGAAGATTGGGTAGCATTTATTGCAAAAAATAATAAATAA
- a CDS encoding 16S rRNA (uracil(1498)-N(3))-methyltransferase yields MQRYFVTNNRLTETTFSITGEDVKHVSKVMRMSSGDQLICINEDGLVTQCEIETITSDEVNGKVVKVLEENTELPVKVTVAQGLPKGDKLELIVQKGTELGAYSFLPFQASRSIVKWDEKKGEKKIERLGKIAKEAAEQSYRRLVPKIHNHMSFQQLIKESVHYDIKIVAFEEQAKLGEVKNLAKAFQQAQLGNSIFVVIGPEGGLTNEEVTFLEQAGFISCSFGPRILRTETAPLYFLGAISYHFEMLR; encoded by the coding sequence GTGCAAAGGTACTTTGTTACTAACAATCGATTAACTGAAACAACTTTTTCTATTACTGGAGAAGATGTTAAGCATGTCAGTAAAGTCATGCGAATGTCTTCAGGTGATCAACTTATTTGTATAAATGAAGATGGTCTAGTCACGCAATGTGAAATTGAAACAATAACCAGTGATGAGGTTAATGGTAAGGTTGTTAAGGTATTGGAAGAAAATACAGAGCTTCCGGTAAAAGTTACCGTTGCACAGGGACTTCCAAAAGGTGATAAACTAGAGTTAATTGTCCAAAAAGGAACTGAGCTAGGAGCGTATTCATTTCTTCCTTTTCAGGCATCCCGATCAATTGTTAAATGGGATGAGAAAAAAGGAGAAAAGAAGATTGAAAGGCTTGGAAAGATTGCAAAAGAGGCTGCTGAGCAATCATACCGTCGTCTAGTCCCGAAAATTCACAATCATATGTCCTTTCAGCAATTAATCAAAGAAAGCGTTCATTACGATATAAAAATAGTTGCTTTTGAAGAACAAGCTAAGTTAGGTGAGGTAAAGAATTTAGCTAAGGCTTTTCAGCAAGCGCAATTAGGTAATTCTATTTTTGTAGTTATCGGCCCAGAAGGTGGCTTAACAAATGAAGAGGTAACATTTTTAGAACAAGCAGGTTTTATTTCTTGTTCTTTTGGACCTAGAATTTTAAGAACTGAAACTGCCCCGCTATATTTTTTAGGGGCAATATCCTACCATTTTGAAATGTTGAGGTGA
- the mtaB gene encoding tRNA (N(6)-L-threonylcarbamoyladenosine(37)-C(2))-methylthiotransferase MtaB — protein sequence MASVAFHTLGCKVNHYETEAIWQLFQQNGYEKKDFESIADVYVINTCTVTNTGDKKSRQIIRRAVRKNPDAVICVTGCYAQTSPAEIMDIPGVDIVVGTQDRTRMLEYIDQFNRDRSPINAVGNIMKARVYEELDVPAFTDRTRASLKIQEGCNNFCTFCIIPWARGLMRSRDPKDVIKQAHQLVGAGYKEIVLTGIHTGGYGEDMKDYSLAKLLVELEEVPGLKRIRISSIEASQITDEVIEVVNNSNKIVRHLHIPLQSGSDTVLKRMRRKYTMEFFAERLDRLKEALPGLAVTSDVIVGFPGETEEEFQETFDFIASHKFSELHVFPYSKRTGTPAARMEDQVDEDVKNERVHKLIELSTQLAKEYASQFEGEVLEVIPEDRDDQEAGYYIGYTDNYLKVKFFSNEDMIGKLVRVKIAKAGYPVNVGEFVRVMEDEMHEIAVNS from the coding sequence ATGGCGTCAGTTGCCTTCCATACATTAGGTTGTAAAGTAAACCATTATGAAACTGAAGCAATTTGGCAATTATTCCAACAAAACGGCTATGAAAAGAAAGATTTTGAGTCAATAGCCGATGTTTATGTAATTAATACATGTACAGTTACAAATACTGGTGATAAAAAAAGTAGACAAATTATCCGCAGAGCTGTTCGCAAAAATCCTGATGCTGTCATTTGTGTTACAGGATGCTATGCTCAAACGTCACCTGCAGAAATTATGGATATTCCCGGTGTTGATATTGTTGTTGGAACACAAGATCGTACACGCATGTTAGAGTATATTGACCAATTTAATCGAGACCGTAGTCCGATTAACGCGGTAGGCAATATTATGAAGGCTCGTGTTTATGAAGAGTTAGATGTACCAGCTTTTACAGATAGAACTCGTGCTTCTCTAAAGATCCAAGAAGGATGTAATAACTTCTGTACGTTTTGTATCATCCCATGGGCTAGGGGTTTAATGCGTTCTCGCGACCCTAAAGATGTGATTAAACAAGCTCATCAGCTTGTTGGTGCAGGCTATAAAGAGATTGTTCTTACAGGTATTCACACTGGTGGCTACGGTGAGGACATGAAAGATTATAGTTTAGCTAAATTACTAGTTGAATTGGAAGAAGTTCCAGGATTGAAGCGAATTCGAATTTCCTCAATTGAGGCTAGCCAAATAACAGATGAGGTTATTGAGGTGGTTAACAATTCAAACAAAATTGTTCGTCACCTGCATATTCCATTACAATCAGGCTCTGATACTGTTCTAAAAAGAATGCGTCGTAAGTATACGATGGAGTTCTTTGCTGAGCGTTTAGATAGATTAAAAGAAGCATTGCCTGGTCTTGCGGTAACGAGTGATGTAATTGTAGGGTTCCCTGGTGAAACAGAAGAAGAATTCCAAGAAACTTTTGATTTTATCGCTAGCCATAAGTTTTCGGAATTACACGTGTTCCCTTATTCGAAGCGTACAGGAACACCAGCAGCTCGAATGGAAGATCAAGTAGATGAAGACGTTAAGAATGAACGCGTTCATAAGCTAATAGAACTTTCAACCCAACTTGCAAAAGAGTATGCTTCTCAGTTTGAGGGAGAAGTGTTAGAGGTTATTCCAGAAGACCGTGATGATCAAGAAGCTGGTTATTATATTGGCTATACCGATAATTATCTAAAGGTTAAATTTTTCAGTAACGAAGATATGATTGGAAAGTTAGTTCGAGTGAAAATTGCTAAAGCAGGCTACCCTGTTAACGTTGGTGAATTCGTTCGAGTAATGGAAGATGAAATGCATGAAATCGCAGTTAATAGTTAA
- the deoC gene encoding deoxyribose-phosphate aldolase, with protein sequence MIDHTLLKANATEQEVVVLANEAKEYNFASVCVNPTWVHKAAEILQGTEVKVCTVIGFPLGATTPEVKAFETKNAIENGATEVDMVINIGALKDKENELVERDIKAVVEAAKGKALTKVIIETSLLTDEEKVRACEIAVKAGTDFVKTSTGFSTGGATVEDITLMRKTVGPNIGVKASGGVRDRETALAMVEAGATRIGASAGIAIVKGEQSNATY encoded by the coding sequence ATGATCGACCATACATTATTAAAAGCTAATGCTACGGAGCAAGAAGTCGTCGTGTTAGCAAATGAAGCCAAAGAATATAATTTTGCATCGGTTTGTGTAAATCCAACATGGGTACATAAGGCAGCTGAAATTTTACAAGGAACTGAAGTAAAGGTTTGTACGGTAATTGGTTTTCCGTTAGGAGCAACAACTCCCGAAGTGAAAGCATTTGAGACAAAAAATGCCATTGAGAATGGTGCCACTGAAGTAGATATGGTCATTAACATCGGCGCTTTAAAAGATAAGGAAAATGAGCTAGTTGAACGCGATATAAAGGCAGTAGTAGAAGCTGCGAAAGGAAAAGCTTTAACAAAAGTGATCATAGAGACATCACTGCTAACAGATGAAGAAAAAGTTCGTGCTTGTGAAATTGCAGTTAAAGCAGGGACAGATTTTGTTAAAACTTCAACTGGATTTTCTACTGGTGGGGCGACAGTAGAAGATATTACGTTAATGAGAAAAACAGTTGGTCCTAATATTGGTGTGAAAGCTTCTGGCGGAGTAAGGGACCGTGAGACAGCACTAGCAATGGTAGAAGCAGGTGCGACTCGTATTGGTGCGAGCGCAGGTATTGCCATCGTTAAAGGTGAACAATCAAACGCAACGTATTAA
- a CDS encoding Na/Pi symporter has translation MGELFSLFAVYITIFLFGMTVMRTGLVNLSQDRLKMTLMKMTSSPLKGLLVGTVVTAILQSSSAVMVMTVGLVAAGYLTFKQSIGIILGTNIGTCFTTELIAFNITSAIIPLLIIGVILLNMRKHITYCLGCISFGLGCIFVAMQGLETLAYPIASIPAAYNFLQLTNENNLLAVGVGAVLSALIQSSTATTAIAMGFMNDNILALQAGIGIVLGANIGTCLTAFLAGVGASRPAKLVGFAHIWLNIIGVLVFFPFIGWLGALSSSLTTIPNLQLAHAGTIFNIISSLAVLPFVALFTKFITTLHDDVKVRM, from the coding sequence ATGGGCGAGTTATTTTCTTTATTTGCAGTATATATCACAATATTTTTATTCGGAATGACTGTTATGCGAACAGGTCTAGTAAATTTATCGCAAGACCGTTTAAAAATGACCTTAATGAAAATGACCAGTTCTCCACTAAAAGGTCTACTAGTTGGAACTGTGGTCACTGCTATTTTACAAAGCAGCTCTGCTGTAATGGTCATGACAGTTGGTCTTGTAGCTGCTGGCTATCTAACATTTAAACAGTCAATCGGCATTATCCTAGGTACAAATATAGGTACTTGCTTCACAACTGAACTAATTGCTTTTAACATTACTTCTGCAATTATCCCTTTGTTAATTATAGGTGTAATTTTATTAAATATGAGGAAACATATCACCTATTGCCTTGGCTGCATTTCCTTTGGTCTTGGTTGTATTTTTGTAGCAATGCAGGGGTTAGAAACGCTAGCTTACCCAATAGCTTCTATTCCAGCAGCTTATAACTTCTTGCAATTAACGAATGAAAATAACCTACTCGCAGTTGGCGTTGGTGCGGTACTATCTGCACTAATTCAATCAAGTACAGCAACAACGGCGATAGCTATGGGTTTTATGAATGATAATATTCTAGCCTTACAAGCTGGTATAGGCATTGTATTAGGCGCAAATATCGGAACATGCCTAACTGCCTTTCTAGCCGGTGTTGGTGCATCGAGACCCGCAAAATTAGTTGGTTTTGCTCATATATGGCTAAACATCATCGGTGTTTTAGTATTCTTCCCATTTATTGGTTGGTTAGGGGCACTTTCATCAAGTCTGACAACAATTCCTAATCTACAATTAGCTCATGCTGGTACGATCTTTAATATTATATCGTCATTAGCCGTTTTGCCGTTTGTAGCTTTATTTACTAAATTCATTACTACCCTACATGATGATGTTAAAGTGAGAATGTAG
- the rpsU gene encoding 30S ribosomal protein S21 has product MAETRVRKNESIDAALRRFKKSISREGTLAEVKKRKHYEKPSVKRKKKSEAARKRKF; this is encoded by the coding sequence ATGGCAGAGACTCGTGTTCGCAAAAATGAATCGATTGACGCTGCTCTTCGTCGCTTCAAAAAGTCAATCTCTAGAGAAGGTACTTTGGCTGAAGTGAAAAAGCGTAAGCACTATGAAAAGCCTAGTGTAAAACGTAAGAAAAAGTCAGAGGCAGCAAGGAAGCGTAAGTTCTAA
- a CDS encoding GatB/YqeY domain-containing protein, whose translation MNLLDRLTVDMKEAMKNKEKQRLSVIRMVKSALQNEAIKLQKELTEDEALTVLNRELKQRKDSLHEFEKANREDLAEKVREEVVILTDYMPKQLSEDEVATIVQETIEEVGAASKADMGKVMSAIMPKVKGKTDGSVVNRLVQQFLS comes from the coding sequence TTGAATCTTCTTGATCGTTTAACTGTTGATATGAAGGAAGCGATGAAGAATAAGGAAAAGCAAAGGCTCTCTGTTATTCGTATGGTTAAATCAGCTTTACAAAATGAAGCGATTAAACTTCAGAAAGAACTTACAGAAGACGAAGCACTCACTGTTCTTAATCGCGAGCTTAAACAACGCAAAGATTCCCTCCATGAGTTTGAAAAAGCTAATCGTGAAGATTTAGCTGAAAAAGTACGTGAAGAGGTCGTTATTCTAACTGACTACATGCCGAAGCAATTGTCTGAAGATGAGGTAGCAACGATTGTTCAAGAAACAATTGAAGAAGTTGGTGCAGCTTCAAAAGCAGATATGGGTAAGGTTATGAGTGCAATTATGCCTAAAGTTAAAGGTAAAACTGATGGTTCAGTTGTAAATCGACTCGTACAACAATTTTTATCATAA